A portion of the Alphaproteobacteria bacterium SS10 genome contains these proteins:
- a CDS encoding Hpt domain-containing protein — MDDLLSEFLTETNESMDTLDVELVKLEQNPNDQAILSNIFRLVHTIKG; from the coding sequence ATGGATGATCTACTTAGCGAATTTCTGACCGAAACCAATGAGAGCATGGACACGCTCGACGTCGAATTGGTGAAGCTTGAGCAAAATCCCAACGATCAAGCTATTCTTTCGAACATTTTCCGCCTGGTGCACACGATCAAAGGGA